A stretch of the Bordetella genomosp. 8 genome encodes the following:
- a CDS encoding aldehyde dehydrogenase, with protein sequence MSTNSGNLSQYQLFIDGAWTDPAGGEWFDSIEPYSGQVWARIPRGSAADADRAVRAAHAAFTSGPWPTLTATQRAALLRKLAALIEANADHLGRVEQRDNGKLITEVRGQVMNIAQWFYYYAGLADKVGGDVIPVNKPGVINYTRYEPLGVVVAITPWNSPLSLTAWKMAPALAAGNTIVIKPSEHASASILELAKLAEQAGIPKGVVNVVTGYGAEIGDPLVRHPLTKKIAFTGGDAGGQKVNEAAASGFKRVTLELGGKSPNIVFDDADLDQALKGVIAGIFAAAGQTCMAGSRLLVQDSIHDDFVAKLVELTRQARIGDPSLPETQLGPIATRQQWEHVMRMIEIAKAEGARCILGGHALNGEGYGQGQFVAPTIFTDVDNQMEIARKEVFGPVLTVIRFKDEEDAIRIANDTDFGLAAAVWTQDLRRAMTCVERVQAGTVWVNNYRTTSFTSPFGGYKRSGMGREGGVDAIKEYMQVKSVWITPSPRRENPFVLG encoded by the coding sequence ATGAGCACCAATTCGGGCAATCTCAGCCAATATCAACTCTTCATCGACGGCGCCTGGACCGACCCGGCCGGCGGAGAATGGTTCGACTCGATCGAACCCTATTCCGGCCAGGTCTGGGCGCGCATTCCGCGCGGGTCGGCCGCCGATGCGGATCGCGCGGTGCGTGCCGCGCATGCGGCCTTCACGTCCGGCCCCTGGCCGACGCTGACGGCAACCCAGCGCGCCGCCCTGCTCCGCAAGCTCGCGGCCTTGATCGAAGCCAATGCCGACCATCTGGGCCGTGTCGAACAGCGCGACAACGGCAAGCTGATCACGGAAGTGCGCGGCCAGGTGATGAACATCGCGCAATGGTTCTATTACTACGCCGGCCTGGCCGACAAAGTCGGTGGCGACGTGATACCGGTCAACAAGCCCGGCGTCATCAACTACACCCGCTACGAACCGCTCGGCGTGGTGGTCGCGATCACGCCTTGGAATTCGCCGCTGTCGCTCACCGCGTGGAAGATGGCCCCGGCGCTGGCGGCTGGCAACACCATCGTCATCAAGCCGTCCGAACATGCATCGGCGTCCATACTGGAACTGGCCAAACTGGCCGAACAGGCCGGCATTCCCAAGGGCGTCGTCAACGTGGTGACCGGATACGGCGCGGAGATCGGCGATCCGTTGGTCCGCCATCCCCTGACGAAGAAAATCGCCTTTACGGGTGGCGATGCGGGCGGCCAGAAGGTGAACGAAGCGGCCGCCAGCGGCTTCAAGCGCGTCACGCTGGAGCTAGGCGGCAAATCGCCCAATATCGTCTTCGACGATGCGGACCTGGACCAGGCGCTCAAGGGCGTGATCGCCGGCATCTTCGCCGCCGCCGGCCAGACCTGCATGGCGGGCTCGCGGTTGCTGGTCCAGGACAGCATCCACGACGACTTCGTCGCGAAGCTGGTGGAGCTGACGCGCCAGGCGCGCATCGGTGATCCATCCTTGCCCGAAACCCAGTTGGGCCCGATCGCCACGCGCCAGCAATGGGAGCACGTGATGCGCATGATAGAAATCGCCAAGGCGGAAGGCGCGCGCTGCATCCTGGGCGGCCATGCGCTGAACGGCGAGGGCTATGGCCAGGGCCAGTTCGTCGCGCCGACGATCTTTACCGACGTCGACAACCAGATGGAGATCGCCCGCAAGGAAGTCTTCGGCCCGGTGCTGACGGTCATCCGCTTCAAGGATGAGGAAGACGCCATCCGGATCGCCAACGACACCGACTTCGGCCTGGCGGCCGCGGTATGGACCCAGGACCTGCGCCGTGCCATGACGTGCGTCGAACGCGTGCAGGCGGGCACCGTCTGGGTCAACAACTACCGGACCACCAGCTTCACCTCGCCCTTTGGCGGCTACAAGCGCAGCGGCATGGGCCGCGAAGGCGGCGTCGACGCCATCAAGGAATACATGCAGGTGAAGAGCGTCTGGATAACGCCGTCGCCGCGACGCGAAAACCCCTTCGTACTGGGTTGA
- a CDS encoding Bug family tripartite tricarboxylate transporter substrate binding protein yields MKLCTFLGRAVVAASAVIATTTVMAADNYPVRPVRLVVGFAVGGPTDIVARVVANDLGKSLGQTVIVENRPGANATIAAAMVARATPDGYTGLIAATNHTINAVLYRDLPFKSIDDFAPVAAVAVAPTVLVVNKDFPAKDLKEFLAVLRSNPGKYSYASAGSGGTPHLSAELFKKLTHTSILHVPYKGAAPAISDVMAGHVAMSFATLGSVLPQIKAGQVRALAVAAPARSPLLPDVPTFAESSSEPELKQFRLDSWYGLMMPKGTPPAVIDLLARSLQSAARTPEFAAQMATAGLQPITDSTPQSFEKQLRDEVAQFDDLVKSSNLKID; encoded by the coding sequence ATGAAACTTTGCACTTTCCTGGGCCGCGCTGTCGTCGCGGCCTCGGCTGTTATCGCCACGACCACCGTCATGGCAGCCGACAACTACCCCGTACGCCCGGTCCGCCTTGTCGTCGGCTTCGCGGTAGGCGGACCAACCGACATCGTGGCGCGCGTCGTGGCCAACGATCTCGGCAAGAGCCTGGGACAAACCGTGATCGTGGAAAACCGCCCAGGCGCGAATGCCACCATCGCCGCGGCCATGGTGGCACGCGCCACCCCCGACGGCTATACGGGCCTGATCGCCGCGACGAATCACACCATCAACGCGGTGCTTTACCGCGATCTGCCCTTCAAGAGCATCGACGACTTCGCTCCAGTCGCCGCGGTCGCGGTCGCCCCCACGGTGCTCGTCGTCAACAAGGACTTCCCCGCCAAGGACCTGAAGGAATTCCTGGCGGTGCTGCGCAGCAACCCGGGCAAGTACTCCTACGCGTCGGCCGGTAGCGGCGGCACGCCGCACCTGTCCGCCGAGCTGTTCAAGAAGCTGACCCACACCTCGATCCTGCACGTGCCGTACAAGGGCGCCGCGCCCGCCATCAGCGATGTGATGGCCGGTCACGTCGCCATGTCGTTCGCCACGCTGGGATCGGTGTTGCCGCAGATCAAGGCCGGTCAGGTGCGCGCGTTGGCCGTTGCGGCGCCGGCGCGTTCGCCGCTGCTGCCCGACGTGCCTACCTTCGCCGAATCCAGCAGCGAGCCGGAACTGAAGCAGTTCCGCCTGGACTCCTGGTACGGGCTGATGATGCCCAAGGGCACGCCCCCCGCCGTCATCGACCTTCTCGCGCGTTCGCTGCAAAGCGCCGCCCGCACGCCCGAGTTCGCCGCCCAGATGGCGACAGCCGGGCTGCAACCCATCACCGACAGCACGCCGCAGAGCTTCGAGAAGCAGCTGCGCGACGAAGTCGCCCAGTTCGACGATCTGGTCAAGAGCAGCAATCTGAAGATCGATTGA
- a CDS encoding IclR family transcriptional regulator, giving the protein MAESKSEPEDKGVAAVSRALSLLAAFRKDDYSLTLTELSIRVGLYKSTASRLIDTLVREGYLYRISDGSYQLGAKPLQLGAIFQRQMRTAEYVPPFLHRIVEALGESASFYIPQNEGRLCLHRVSASNQVIVDSVREGDWLPLEGGATGTILLAFRGEPGKEMDDVRVQLWAATFGGAHPEMAAVAVPVFGAQQVLLGALSVSGPRYRLEARGAASMWPTLMRAARELTALLGGDTAAFDARLAAV; this is encoded by the coding sequence ATGGCTGAGTCGAAGTCCGAACCGGAAGACAAGGGGGTCGCCGCGGTCAGTCGCGCCCTGAGCCTGCTGGCCGCTTTCCGGAAAGACGACTACAGCCTTACCCTGACCGAGCTGTCGATACGCGTCGGTCTCTACAAAAGCACGGCGTCCCGCCTGATTGATACCCTGGTGCGGGAGGGATACCTGTATCGCATCTCGGACGGCAGCTATCAGCTCGGCGCCAAGCCCCTGCAATTGGGCGCCATCTTCCAGCGGCAGATGCGTACGGCGGAATACGTTCCGCCTTTCCTGCATCGGATCGTCGAGGCATTGGGAGAAAGCGCGTCGTTCTACATTCCGCAGAACGAGGGGCGGCTATGCCTGCATCGCGTCAGCGCCAGCAACCAGGTGATCGTCGACTCGGTGCGCGAGGGCGATTGGCTGCCGCTGGAAGGGGGCGCCACCGGGACCATACTGCTGGCATTCCGTGGGGAGCCCGGCAAGGAAATGGACGACGTGCGCGTGCAGTTGTGGGCAGCTACATTCGGGGGCGCCCACCCGGAAATGGCGGCCGTGGCCGTGCCTGTATTTGGCGCGCAGCAAGTGCTGCTGGGCGCGCTCAGCGTATCGGGTCCACGATACCGGCTGGAAGCGCGAGGGGCGGCGTCCATGTGGCCCACGCTGATGCGTGCCGCGCGTGAACTGACTGCTTTGCTGGGCGGCGACACGGCCGCGTTTGACGCCCGCCTGGCTGCTGTTTGA
- a CDS encoding IclR family transcriptional regulator yields the protein MALEEKPDPAEAKNLVQSLAKGFRILEAFTSQEPELTMADVARRAGVDNATAFRFLNTLVAIGYVQRVEGTRKFRLSLKVLDLGFHAIARSDLRARARPILRGLVGEVNEAASVGVLDGPEVMYAERVQAGLTRLAVDIRIGSRVPAYSSAVGQAILAWSDDDTRKEVLQARPLKALTATTITDVDTLLARLDAIRKLGYAVSDQETVSGLYVVAAPVFDQDGVPVAALSVAAPAIRTTLKDFVDSTAQPVVQAANELSKALATIGSFAPHRLAGG from the coding sequence ATGGCGTTGGAAGAAAAGCCGGATCCGGCGGAAGCCAAGAACCTGGTGCAGTCCCTGGCCAAGGGCTTCCGCATCCTGGAAGCGTTCACCTCGCAGGAGCCCGAGTTGACCATGGCCGACGTAGCCAGGCGGGCGGGCGTGGACAACGCGACAGCCTTTCGCTTCCTGAACACGCTCGTGGCGATCGGCTACGTGCAGCGGGTCGAAGGCACGCGCAAATTCCGCCTTTCGTTGAAGGTGCTGGACCTGGGCTTCCACGCGATCGCCCGATCCGACCTGCGCGCCCGCGCGCGGCCCATCCTGCGTGGGCTGGTGGGCGAGGTGAACGAGGCCGCGTCGGTCGGCGTGCTCGACGGCCCGGAAGTCATGTACGCGGAGCGGGTGCAGGCGGGGCTGACGCGGCTGGCCGTCGATATCCGCATCGGCAGCCGCGTTCCTGCTTACTCCAGCGCGGTAGGCCAGGCCATCCTGGCGTGGTCGGACGACGACACGCGCAAGGAAGTGCTGCAGGCGCGACCGCTGAAGGCGCTGACCGCCACCACCATCACCGACGTGGATACCTTGCTCGCGCGGTTGGACGCGATACGCAAGCTCGGCTATGCGGTCTCCGACCAGGAAACCGTGTCCGGCCTGTATGTCGTGGCCGCCCCCGTGTTCGACCAGGATGGCGTGCCCGTAGCGGCGTTGAGCGTTGCCGCGCCGGCCATCCGGACGACGCTGAAGGACTTCGTGGACTCGACGGCGCAGCCCGTCGTGCAGGCCGCGAATGAATTGTCGAAAGCCTTGGCCACGATCGGAAGTTTCGCGCCGCACCGTTTGGCCGGCGGCTGA
- a CDS encoding dihydrodipicolinate synthase family protein has protein sequence MAKIDYHGIIPAIAVPFNKDYSINEPNLRQFAQWLGRQPGISALMTNGHTGEVFSLTPRERAQVTRITAEAVKGICPVVSSVVCEGINDAVEQAGWAKEAGADALDIMPPHHWLRFGFKPEHCLDYFSAIGEATRLPLIVHIYPAWTRGSYSTDLLAELARMPHVAAFKMGEREMNKYARDIKAIREADPSKALLTCHDEYLLASMVQGIDGALVGFASLVPGLINDLLLAVKKGDLKEAMHVQSLITPLKDAVYGSGEPTGEAHGRMKAAMAMAGIIADGTVRPPTHAPSKQELQVIEEALRHANLLKKSAA, from the coding sequence TTGGCAAAGATCGACTATCACGGCATCATTCCCGCCATCGCGGTGCCTTTCAACAAGGACTACAGCATCAACGAACCCAACCTGCGCCAATTCGCGCAGTGGTTGGGCAGGCAGCCCGGTATTTCCGCCCTGATGACCAACGGCCATACAGGCGAGGTCTTTTCGCTGACGCCGCGCGAGCGCGCGCAAGTCACGCGGATCACCGCCGAGGCCGTGAAAGGCATCTGCCCGGTGGTTTCCTCGGTGGTGTGCGAAGGCATCAACGACGCGGTCGAACAGGCCGGTTGGGCGAAAGAGGCGGGCGCGGACGCGCTGGACATCATGCCCCCGCATCATTGGCTGCGCTTCGGCTTCAAGCCCGAGCATTGCCTGGACTACTTCAGTGCGATCGGCGAAGCGACCCGGCTGCCCCTGATCGTGCACATCTATCCGGCCTGGACGCGCGGCTCGTATTCGACGGACCTGCTGGCGGAACTGGCGCGCATGCCGCATGTGGCCGCGTTCAAGATGGGCGAGCGGGAAATGAACAAGTACGCCCGCGACATCAAGGCGATCCGCGAAGCCGATCCTTCCAAGGCCTTGCTGACCTGCCATGACGAGTACCTGCTGGCGTCCATGGTGCAGGGCATAGACGGCGCCCTGGTCGGCTTCGCCTCGCTGGTGCCGGGATTGATCAACGACCTGCTGCTGGCGGTGAAGAAGGGCGATCTGAAAGAGGCCATGCACGTGCAAAGCCTGATCACGCCCCTGAAGGACGCGGTCTATGGCAGCGGAGAGCCGACGGGTGAAGCCCACGGCCGGATGAAGGCCGCCATGGCCATGGCGGGGATCATTGCCGACGGTACCGTGCGGCCGCCGACGCATGCACCCAGCAAGCAGGAACTGCAGGTGATCGAAGAGGCCCTGCGCCACGCCAACCTGCTCAAGAAGTCGGCGGCCTGA
- a CDS encoding SDR family NAD(P)-dependent oxidoreductase → MGRHAVVSGTSSGIGQATARRLLEDGWTVTGLDLTPSTLRHDAFRGTVCDLRDLGTLKEALKQAQSASDGVHAMVHCAGHMKTAPLGSLDPDASLEMWRVHVLAAQAMADVLLPGMPDEGRVVLIGSRTASGAAGRSEYAACKSALTGMARSWAQEVVKRRITVNVVSPAATRTAMLDDPARAKAPPVLPPMGRYIEADEVAGTVGFLLSPGAGGITGQNIVICAGASL, encoded by the coding sequence ATGGGCAGGCACGCGGTGGTCTCGGGCACCAGCTCCGGCATCGGGCAGGCGACCGCGCGTCGCCTGCTGGAGGATGGCTGGACGGTGACTGGGCTGGACCTGACGCCTTCGACGCTGCGCCACGACGCGTTCCGCGGCACGGTTTGCGACCTGCGCGACCTGGGGACCTTAAAGGAGGCCTTGAAGCAGGCGCAGTCGGCCTCGGACGGCGTCCATGCGATGGTCCATTGCGCCGGCCACATGAAGACGGCGCCGCTGGGTTCGCTGGACCCGGACGCCAGCCTGGAGATGTGGCGCGTGCACGTACTGGCCGCGCAGGCCATGGCGGACGTACTGCTGCCCGGCATGCCGGACGAAGGTCGGGTGGTCCTGATCGGCAGCCGGACGGCCAGCGGCGCGGCGGGACGCAGCGAGTATGCCGCGTGCAAGTCCGCGCTGACGGGCATGGCGCGTTCCTGGGCCCAGGAGGTCGTCAAGCGCCGGATCACCGTGAACGTGGTATCGCCGGCGGCGACACGGACCGCCATGCTGGACGATCCCGCGCGCGCCAAGGCGCCGCCCGTGCTGCCCCCGATGGGGCGGTACATCGAGGCCGATGAAGTCGCGGGCACGGTGGGATTCCTGCTGTCGCCGGGCGCCGGCGGCATCACTGGTCAGAACATCGTGATCTGTGCGGGTGCTTCGTTATAG
- a CDS encoding ABC transporter ATP-binding protein has translation MRNTLAVAPSMSAANTASLKVVDAAAAPRTELIRIQNVSKTYTTASGDAVHAVDNVDLSITDGEFVCIVGPSGCGKSTLLRMLAGLDSYDDGSLTLNGVDVTGPSGDVGVVFQAANLLPWITVRENVALPLRVGGRRESAEQRITDLLAIAGLKDFGERYPYELSGGMQQRAGICRALARDPGILLMDEPFGALDALTRERMNAELQRIWQANAKTVVLITHSISEAIFLADRVVVMSARPGRVLREIEIPIPRPRTFDSIVSHPEYARLAREIRALLNEQESTHE, from the coding sequence ATGAGAAATACCCTGGCCGTCGCGCCATCGATGTCGGCGGCGAATACAGCCTCGCTGAAGGTGGTGGACGCCGCCGCTGCCCCGCGTACCGAGCTGATACGCATCCAGAATGTGTCGAAGACCTATACGACCGCGTCGGGCGATGCGGTGCACGCGGTCGACAACGTCGATCTGTCCATCACCGATGGCGAGTTCGTCTGCATCGTCGGTCCGTCGGGATGCGGCAAGAGCACGCTGTTGCGCATGCTCGCGGGTCTCGACAGCTACGACGACGGCAGCCTGACCCTGAATGGGGTGGACGTGACCGGTCCGTCGGGTGACGTCGGCGTGGTCTTCCAGGCCGCCAATCTGTTGCCCTGGATCACGGTGCGCGAGAACGTCGCCTTGCCCTTGCGCGTGGGTGGCCGGCGGGAGTCGGCCGAGCAGCGCATCACGGACCTGCTGGCGATCGCGGGCTTGAAGGACTTTGGCGAACGCTACCCCTACGAGCTGTCGGGCGGCATGCAGCAGCGCGCGGGCATCTGCCGCGCTCTGGCCCGCGATCCCGGGATCCTGCTCATGGACGAGCCCTTCGGCGCGCTGGACGCCCTGACGCGCGAGCGCATGAACGCCGAGCTGCAGCGCATCTGGCAGGCCAATGCGAAAACCGTCGTCCTCATCACCCACAGTATTTCGGAGGCGATCTTCCTGGCCGACCGCGTGGTGGTGATGTCCGCGCGGCCGGGGCGGGTGCTGCGCGAGATCGAGATCCCCATTCCGCGTCCCCGGACCTTCGATTCCATCGTCAGTCATCCGGAGTATGCGCGGCTGGCGCGCGAGATCCGGGCACTGTTGAACGAGCAGGAGAGCACACATGAGTAA
- a CDS encoding ABC transporter permease, protein MSNAALQPMSAARKSAATKASRTEPRRVKRSLDGSAIALAGFVVLIALWFLSVRFLHVPSYILPDPMKVLHALWAGLAVDPTSATGFYRPLWSTLSNAALGFLIGSVTGLVLGSLMAESKVVEKLVMPYAFALQSLPKVAIAPLIVIWLGFGDSSKIAIAALLAFFPLLINSFTGLRATEPERIDLMRSLSATRFEIYRIVKLPNAAPFIFAGLDMAVVYALLGAIVAEFLGAQQGMGVAITQAQSVSDVAGVFALLIILGVMGVLLHGAVNRIERRVVHWARRNNR, encoded by the coding sequence ATGAGTAATGCGGCCTTGCAACCCATGTCAGCCGCCAGGAAGTCAGCCGCGACGAAGGCGAGTCGAACGGAACCCCGGCGCGTCAAACGATCCCTGGACGGTTCGGCGATCGCGCTTGCCGGCTTCGTGGTGCTGATCGCGCTGTGGTTCTTGAGCGTGCGCTTCCTGCACGTGCCGTCGTATATCCTGCCCGATCCCATGAAGGTGCTGCATGCGCTGTGGGCGGGGCTGGCCGTCGATCCCACCAGCGCCACAGGCTTCTATCGTCCGCTCTGGAGCACCTTGAGCAATGCCGCCCTGGGGTTCCTGATCGGTTCGGTCACAGGCCTGGTGCTGGGCTCCCTGATGGCGGAAAGCAAGGTGGTGGAAAAGCTGGTCATGCCCTACGCCTTCGCCTTGCAGAGCCTGCCGAAAGTCGCGATCGCGCCGCTGATCGTGATCTGGCTGGGCTTCGGGGATAGCAGCAAGATCGCCATCGCCGCGCTGCTGGCCTTCTTTCCGCTGCTGATCAACAGCTTTACGGGCTTGCGTGCGACCGAGCCGGAACGCATCGACCTGATGCGTTCGCTGTCCGCCACCCGTTTTGAGATTTACCGCATCGTCAAGCTGCCCAATGCCGCGCCCTTCATCTTCGCCGGGCTGGATATGGCCGTGGTGTATGCGCTGCTGGGCGCCATCGTGGCGGAATTCCTGGGCGCGCAGCAGGGCATGGGTGTCGCCATTACGCAGGCGCAGTCGGTATCGGACGTGGCGGGTGTCTTCGCCCTGTTGATCATCCTTGGGGTGATGGGGGTGTTGCTGCACGGCGCGGTGAATCGCATCGAACGTCGGGTCGTCCATTGGGCGCGCCGCAACAATCGCTGA
- a CDS encoding ABC transporter substrate-binding protein, whose protein sequence is MQITRREWMLATSAFGAALALAPKRLLAAELKPVRFGIGQKAMAPNVINCVIGEVLGFNREEGLTIRPQALGGNSNVQVAVDRGDVDIGIGVPSFGLPLLAKGEWNTSMNYYEYTYPYKWDIVVKPGSDIKSYQDLKGKKIGVSDFAATDYPVTKNVLKSLGIDPEKDVKFVAVGNGVPAGVALERGAIDALSYYDTGFGQIEAAGIAITFLKRPDKLPMVGGQFLMARKETFNSQRDMLVGYGRSVCKASQFILADPDAGARAFLAMYPEAAPRGSGKAEAVKSILNAISRRIKLYNPPYPNTKMGAINETEFQQEAELNQLNIKDFKTFYTNGLIDDINKFDVAKIQAMAKSYQG, encoded by the coding sequence ATGCAGATCACACGCAGGGAGTGGATGCTGGCGACCAGCGCCTTTGGCGCCGCGCTGGCACTGGCGCCGAAGCGCCTGCTGGCCGCCGAGCTCAAGCCGGTGCGTTTCGGTATCGGCCAGAAGGCGATGGCGCCGAACGTCATCAATTGCGTCATTGGCGAGGTGCTCGGCTTCAACAGGGAAGAAGGGCTGACGATACGGCCGCAGGCGCTGGGCGGAAACTCCAACGTCCAGGTGGCGGTCGACCGTGGCGACGTCGATATCGGCATCGGGGTGCCGTCCTTCGGCCTGCCGCTGCTGGCGAAGGGGGAATGGAATACCTCGATGAATTACTACGAGTACACCTATCCGTACAAGTGGGACATCGTGGTCAAGCCGGGCTCGGACATCAAGTCCTACCAGGACCTGAAAGGCAAGAAGATAGGCGTGTCGGATTTCGCGGCCACCGATTATCCGGTCACCAAGAATGTGCTGAAAAGCCTGGGCATCGACCCGGAGAAGGACGTCAAGTTCGTCGCGGTCGGCAACGGCGTGCCGGCGGGCGTGGCGCTCGAACGCGGCGCGATCGATGCGCTGTCCTATTACGACACCGGATTCGGCCAGATCGAGGCCGCCGGTATCGCGATTACCTTCCTGAAGCGGCCGGACAAACTGCCCATGGTGGGCGGCCAGTTCCTGATGGCGCGCAAGGAGACGTTCAATTCGCAACGCGACATGCTGGTGGGCTATGGACGGTCGGTCTGCAAGGCGTCGCAGTTCATCCTGGCCGATCCGGACGCGGGCGCGCGCGCGTTTCTCGCCATGTATCCGGAAGCGGCCCCGCGCGGGAGCGGCAAGGCCGAAGCCGTGAAGTCGATCCTGAACGCGATCAGCCGGCGGATCAAGCTGTACAACCCGCCTTATCCGAACACGAAGATGGGTGCGATCAACGAGACGGAGTTCCAGCAGGAAGCCGAGCTCAACCAGCTGAATATCAAGGACTTCAAGACCTTCTACACGAATGGCCTGATCGACGATATCAACAAGTTCGACGTGGCGAAGATCCAGGCCATGGCGAAGTCGTACCAGGGTTGA